From Candidatus Tisiphia endosymbiont of Melanophora roralis, a single genomic window includes:
- a CDS encoding phosphatidylserine decarboxylase, with the protein MKQYSDFSKIIHREGYIFIVSFAVVTFLLSTVHNSFGYVGLVITIWCIYFFRNPDRFTPISDDLVVSPADGTVQKITEAIPPLELGLGNQEMIRVSIFLNIFNVHVNRIPANGKILSLHYNPGKFFNASLDKASIYNERQSVLMETNSGHKIAFVQIAGLIARRILCDLEEDTEVRVGDRYGIIRFGSRADVYLPLKTALCVTEGQTSVGGETIIADFRIKKTSELKFEKR; encoded by the coding sequence ATGAAGCAATATAGTGATTTTTCGAAGATTATTCATCGTGAAGGCTACATATTTATCGTAAGCTTTGCAGTTGTGACTTTTTTACTTTCTACTGTTCATAATAGTTTTGGATATGTAGGATTAGTTATAACGATTTGGTGTATATATTTTTTTAGGAATCCGGATCGATTTACCCCTATTAGTGACGATCTAGTAGTCAGTCCAGCAGACGGAACAGTGCAAAAAATAACTGAAGCAATTCCTCCGCTAGAACTTGGTCTTGGTAATCAGGAAATGATTAGAGTTAGCATTTTTTTGAATATTTTTAATGTTCATGTAAATCGTATTCCAGCTAATGGAAAGATTTTATCCCTACATTATAATCCAGGAAAATTTTTCAATGCTTCTCTTGATAAGGCAAGTATATATAACGAACGTCAGTCTGTTTTAATGGAAACAAATAGTGGTCATAAAATTGCGTTTGTTCAAATAGCAGGATTAATAGCAAGAAGAATATTATGTGATTTAGAAGAAGATACTGAGGTTAGGGTTGGCGATAGGTATGGTATCATCCGCTTTGGTAGTAGAGCTGATGTCTATCTGCCGCTTAAAACTGCACTTTGTGTCACTGAGGGTCAGACTTCAGTTGGTGGAGAAACTATTATTGCTGATTTTAGGATCAAGAAAACATCTGAACTTAAGTTTGAAAAAAGGTAA
- a CDS encoding RT0821/Lpp0805 family surface protein produces the protein MNLTCKIIAIILAATMLHGCSGMNKQGGGTLIGGVAGGLLGSQFGKGTGRLAATGIGVLAGALIGGQIGQTMDEHDRKLAELSSQKALEATPSGQSVEWRNPDSGNYGYVTPSKAFKDDSGQYCREYTQVAVVGGKQEKVYGKACRRPDGQWEIVR, from the coding sequence ATGAATTTAACATGCAAAATTATAGCAATTATTTTAGCAGCAACAATGTTACACGGCTGTTCTGGTATGAATAAACAAGGTGGTGGAACGCTAATTGGCGGTGTAGCTGGCGGACTGTTAGGATCACAATTTGGTAAAGGGACTGGTCGTCTTGCCGCAACTGGTATAGGTGTTTTAGCTGGTGCACTTATTGGTGGTCAAATTGGTCAAACTATGGATGAACATGATAGGAAATTGGCAGAGCTAAGTTCTCAGAAAGCATTAGAGGCTACTCCTAGTGGTCAGAGTGTAGAGTGGCGTAACCCAGATAGTGGTAATTACGGGTATGTAACACCAAGCAAAGCTTTCAAAGACGATAGTGGTCAGTATTGCCGTGAATATACTCAGGTAGCTGTTGTGGGTGGTAAGCAAGAAAAAGTTTATGGGAAAGCTTGTCGTAGACCAGATGGTCAATGGGAAATTGTGCGTTAA